One stretch of Eupeodes corollae chromosome 2, idEupCoro1.1, whole genome shotgun sequence DNA includes these proteins:
- the LOC129948289 gene encoding uncharacterized protein LOC129948289 — protein MSNKHTSTKQFATLVEFLKENSGIKKGILNAPEYKAKNKELWDEITVVLNSLGPPVKTLDGWKKVWKDFKYNIKDKLRENKKSMKVDRTNSMCSRSKKKTLLLCWT, from the exons at gaGTAACAAACATACCTCCACGAAGCAATTTGCGACCCTCGTAGAATTCCTAAAAGAGAATAGCGGAATAAAAAAGGGAATTCTAAATGCTCCTGAATATAAGGCCAAAAATAAGGAGCTTTGGGATGAAATCACGGTTGTGCTTAATAGTCTTGGACCTCCAGTAAAAACGTTGGATGGTTGGAAGAAG GTATGGAAAGATTTTAAGTATAACATAAAGGATAAATTgcgagaaaacaaaaaatccatgAAGGTGGACCGAACAAACAGCATGTGTTCTCGGTCTAAGAAGAAGACATTATTGCTTTGCTGGACTTAA